The DNA segment CAATCACGCTCAACGCCATCACAGCTGCCAGTCAGCTGGGGGGAGAGGTGTCCTGTCTGGTCGCTGGAACAGACTGTGCTaaggtaatatatatatatagctacGTGAAAACCCATGGAAGCCAAGAATGTATGAAAGTGTTTGTTGAATATGGGAGAGAAGAAGGCAGTAGAGCGTTACCATGAAACATGCATCAATCACAtggtttttgtgtcttttcaggTTGTGGCGCAAATCAGCACAGTCCAAGGTGTGAAGAAGATTCTGGTGGCCCAACATGACTCCTATAAAGGTTCCTTGCCAGGTATGTAACTCCAGGGATACTTGCATACTGATCTAGTAACTGAAGGAAAGGATACTGTTTCCATTGGGTTTCCCTGATTACATGTTTATGAAGGCTGGTACTGATAATAACTTACtttaatgttttgcttttttctttctgtgtcaaTAATTGCCTATAACCTTTTTCCTCAGAGGAGTTGACTCCACTAATCTTGGCCATACAAAAACAGTTCAGCTTCACCCACATCTGTGCTGGTGCCTCTGCCTTTGGAAAGGTAAATCTCAGGCAACAGCAGTGCCTATATAATATTCacttaaatgatttaaaatgcatgtattttttaatagtttaatgGATTTTGCCCACCATATACCTGTTCTGAAGTGTCAATACTCAAGTATGATCAGTGCATATTTCTTAGCTAATTCCTCATTTTATCTGCAGAACCTGCTTCCCAGAGTGGCTGCCAAGTTGGATGTCGCCCCAGTGTCAGATATCATTGAGATCAAGTCTCCAGACACTTTTGTCAGAACCATTTATGCAGGTAAGTTATAATGGTAAAGAAGTAACAAAGGATTTTTGTCCTTTCATAAAGTTTTCAGCGGTTTTGAGAAAGCtcaaaagaaatgttaaatcaTGTCACCTGGCTTTGGTACAGCCTTCATATGAAAGTTTTTCAATTAGATTTGGCTCTGGCAATTTGtacttttaatttctttgtgttttttttttttttttttaaatgtttcatgttaataatttttttttatttcataggAAATGCTCTCTGCACTGTGAAATGTAATGAGGCAGTCAAGGTCTTCACCGTCAGAGGGACGTCCTTTGAGGCAGcggaaacagagggaggaagtgcCTCATCAGAAGATGGTACAGTAAATTACATTCGAAGAGATCTGCAGTACATGCAGAAGTTGTTGAAAGTTTTTATTCTCACTGGGCATTGATATCTGATCTGCAGTTGCTGCGTCCTCACCCGCTGGAGTGTCTGAGTGGCTGGAACAGTGTCTGACAAAGAGCGACCGCCCAGAGCTGACAAGCGCTAAGGTTGTGGTGTCAGGAGGTACGAGTCAACTCTCGTCTTTtttatatgtttcacaaattaTGTTAATAGGGGATTTATTTGTTAGATTTGTGTTCAGGTGTCTTTATTATGGGCTGGGCTGATTCTTGTGTTGCTGGATTTATTTGGGCAATCGatatatcttttttattatgttttggTCAGCAGGGGTTGAGAGTTCAGTAACGTGTTGGTTGTTcaaatttatgtattttgttttttcttaggCAGGGGCTTGAAGAGCGGGGACAATTTCAAGCTGCTTTATGACCTTGCTGACAAAATGAATGCTGCAGGTAGGGAGGGGTCATCATTCTGTCTTATAAATTTACCGTGGCACTTATTTTTATTAAGgttgattttaaaatgacaaaatattcCTTTTTCAGTTGGTGCATCCAGAGCTGCAGTGGATGCTGGCTATGTCCCGAACGACATGCAGGTTGGACAGACTGGAAAAATTGTTGCACCAGTAAGTTTTCCCTTTTCTGAGGTGGTTATTTAGATTCTCTTCATTGGGTGCAACAGCTCAGGGGAAAAAACGAGGGGGGACATCATGTTGAAACGTGAATAGCTTAATTCAAAAATATGTCTAAAGCTCTTGACCTCAGTTGCATTGTCAGAGGATACAAACCCACTGCGTTTGAGAAATGCCTGTCTGTCTTGGCATGCTCACGATCCGGTATCATCAGGAAGTCTGATCTGCCCTTTTAAAAGGTTAAGTTGCCATTATGTGTTTCAGCTGGGTTAGCCCATCTGTGATTATCCACACATTAGTCTCTGCAAAATGCTTGTGATGGCACATTTAGGGCCCTAAATGATTTAGCTGATCCATTAAAGCAGAGTGCATTGGATATCTGGTCAGAACCTCAGACCCGGGCCGACTCTCCAAATtggattttcaaaatgttgtgaCAAGCCTGTGGAATTTGACTAAGTTTATTAACTATAATTTAAATCAGGTTTGGTTTTTCACCCTTCCAATCTAAAAACGTTTTAGTGTATGAAGCGGAATGGGAGACACAGGTTGTGTTCACTTGTATGAATGTGAGATAACATTTCTCCTTCCACTGATTGAAGTACGATCTGAACAAACCTGTCTGTGGTTGTCTCAactcatttttttatttctgctcatTGTCTAGAAAGGTCCCTGTAAAGTGAGCTCTTCTGCAAAATGATGTAATACTTTCAGACAAcattctaaaataaaaagataatctCATTGCTGTTGCACAATTAAAACACGTCACATTAGCATCAATAAATAAGTCCATGCATTTTTACACAGTACGATCTGGCAGTGTTAGTGTAGTTGTGAACTGCTGGTCAGTTGAAGTCATGACACTATTCTTTTGAAACGATGTTTGGGTCATGAGTCATAATCTGATGGGGATAATTTACACTTTATAAACTGATAATATCCGAATAGAAACTGGTAGATTTTGTGGATAGTGTCTGGTTGGTCGCATTGTGCTTAGC comes from the Hippoglossus hippoglossus isolate fHipHip1 chromosome 6, fHipHip1.pri, whole genome shotgun sequence genome and includes:
- the etfa gene encoding electron transfer flavoprotein subunit alpha, mitochondrial; the encoded protein is MNRALNKTSLRQLTGLLQRFQSTLVVAEHNNDKLTPITLNAITAASQLGGEVSCLVAGTDCAKVVAQISTVQGVKKILVAQHDSYKGSLPEELTPLILAIQKQFSFTHICAGASAFGKNLLPRVAAKLDVAPVSDIIEIKSPDTFVRTIYAGNALCTVKCNEAVKVFTVRGTSFEAAETEGGSASSEDVAASSPAGVSEWLEQCLTKSDRPELTSAKVVVSGGRGLKSGDNFKLLYDLADKMNAAVGASRAAVDAGYVPNDMQVGQTGKIVAPDLYIAVGISGAIQHLAGMKDSKTIVAINKDPEAPIFQVADYGLVADLFKAVPEMTEALSK